The Geobacter sp. AOG2 genome includes a window with the following:
- a CDS encoding lmo0937 family membrane protein encodes MLWTICVILIALWLLGMVTSYTMGGLIHILLVIAIIVVLVRVIQGRKVL; translated from the coding sequence ATGCTGTGGACAATCTGTGTGATTCTGATAGCACTGTGGCTGCTGGGTATGGTTACGTCATATACCATGGGCGGCCTGATCCATATTCTGCTCGTAATTGCTATAATAGTGGTGCTGGTACGCGTCATTCAGGGGCGGAAGGTCCTGTAG
- a CDS encoding OmpA family protein: MDMTKALRSSSFLIAATSTAMLFGCAHYEVNTGRGDIPGYYIRAEMQESDRAVESARQAGKDKTCPAEFKAAEDAKNHAYDVFRACHTEEGAALAKQATAMANALCPPQTAMKEEAAPAVAPLVAIPAAEPTPERMKYCVSLDIEYDINKADIRPQYHDEVAKVGDFMKKYPTTTAVIEGYADEVGSDDYNMQLSQQRAESVVKSLEKDFGIDPSRLSAKGYGKARPIADNATDAGKQRNRRIDAIIDCALDVKELVPPPERLCMTLKMEFATDSAEIKPSYYGEIDQVGEYMKKYPTTTAVIEGHTDDVGGLEHNMKLSRQRAENVVNYLEEKYGIERSRLSAKGYGPTRRIAYNNTPEGRQKNRRINAIIDCVIVK, encoded by the coding sequence CGGGATATTATATCCGCGCCGAGATGCAGGAGTCGGATCGTGCGGTGGAATCGGCGCGGCAGGCCGGGAAGGATAAGACCTGTCCTGCCGAATTCAAGGCCGCAGAGGATGCCAAGAACCATGCCTATGATGTCTTCAGGGCATGCCACACCGAGGAAGGTGCCGCGCTGGCAAAACAGGCCACGGCAATGGCCAACGCCCTCTGCCCTCCGCAAACTGCCATGAAAGAGGAAGCCGCGCCGGCGGTAGCCCCGCTTGTAGCGATTCCGGCCGCTGAGCCGACTCCGGAGCGGATGAAATATTGCGTTTCCCTGGACATTGAGTACGACATCAACAAGGCCGACATTCGCCCGCAGTATCACGATGAGGTGGCGAAAGTCGGCGACTTCATGAAAAAATATCCGACAACCACCGCCGTCATCGAAGGATATGCCGACGAAGTCGGCAGTGATGATTACAACATGCAGCTCTCACAGCAACGTGCCGAGAGTGTGGTGAAATCCCTCGAGAAAGATTTTGGTATCGACCCCTCCCGCCTTTCCGCCAAGGGGTACGGCAAGGCGCGGCCGATTGCCGACAACGCAACAGACGCTGGAAAACAGAGAAACCGGCGCATCGACGCCATCATAGACTGTGCCCTTGACGTCAAGGAACTCGTTCCACCCCCCGAGAGGCTCTGCATGACCTTGAAGATGGAATTCGCTACGGATAGCGCAGAGATCAAACCTAGCTATTACGGCGAGATCGACCAGGTTGGCGAATACATGAAAAAGTACCCGACGACCACCGCCGTGATTGAGGGGCACACTGACGACGTCGGCGGCCTTGAGCACAATATGAAGCTCTCCCGGCAGCGTGCGGAAAATGTGGTGAACTATCTGGAGGAAAAATATGGGATCGAACGCTCCCGCCTTTCTGCCAAAGGATACGGTCCCACCCGGCGTATCGCCTATAACAACACACCCGAGGGGAGGCAGAAAAACCGAAGAATCAATGCCATCATCGACTGTGTGATCGTGAAGTAA
- a CDS encoding BON domain-containing protein: protein MLKLHHIMKTMAGFALITALMGCAATQKHESTGQYIDDSAITTKVKAAIFDEATLKMLQINVKTYKGVVQLSGFVDSAQRVKKAGEVAGTVNGVVSVKNDLVVK, encoded by the coding sequence ATGTTAAAGCTGCATCACATTATGAAAACCATGGCCGGCTTTGCGCTGATAACCGCACTCATGGGGTGCGCAGCCACGCAAAAACACGAAAGCACCGGCCAGTATATCGATGATTCCGCCATCACAACTAAGGTAAAAGCCGCAATCTTTGACGAGGCAACATTGAAAATGTTGCAGATCAATGTCAAAACCTATAAAGGGGTCGTTCAGTTAAGCGGCTTTGTCGATTCAGCTCAGCGCGTAAAAAAGGCGGGTGAGGTCGCCGGCACCGTCAATGGTGTCGTATCGGTGAAAAACGACTTGGTTGTAAAATAG